In Clavibacter capsici, a single genomic region encodes these proteins:
- a CDS encoding ABC transporter ATP-binding protein, whose product MLSAIWRVWRTSPRRYALAALMTWIGAVVPGLQIALTAEVVDAVADGAAAGAGIEYVNVALPLFGLFAAQVAQRLLSSAAQYLMSHAGLLADQAFSKQSLATGLGLSQSHYEDPAEYNRIRRALSEIQGNRVSSLPETTIDTLAAFVSIVSISVSLFSWHPLASILVLLSPFPGVGVAALFGRHRWSLDVNQTESRRMINYLQALSMSDQSHKELAHYRLGGHIRARFSNMLQTLLRQDVQQLRQSQAGVTGADLFGMGFTILALVLVVNSVIGGGGSVTVGNLAGFIQGMNSLYGVTIGALGGIAGIYQASLYARNLFDFVDTPIEKPLDGGKPFPEVLADGITFRDVHFSYPGTKTPVFTSLDLTLPANKTIAIVGPNGGGKTTLVKLLLGIYAIDRGQIEFDGLPSSAYDRDSLRSGIGVLFQDYVRFELSAYDNIAFGNIDDIGNQGAVSWSAEKVRMSDRLNRLKNGLHTPLGRRFEGAEQLSIGEWQRVAAARALVSEPGIVVLDEPTASMDAESEHALLHALSNGSGKRTIIIVAHSLSAILASDIVLFVGGAGQEIHLGPHAELLADAHYAEFFDRLLMNARGE is encoded by the coding sequence ATGCTTAGTGCCATCTGGCGGGTGTGGCGTACCTCTCCACGACGTTATGCCCTGGCGGCGCTCATGACGTGGATCGGCGCTGTGGTGCCGGGCCTGCAGATTGCCCTCACAGCAGAGGTCGTGGATGCGGTCGCGGACGGCGCCGCGGCGGGTGCGGGCATCGAGTACGTCAACGTCGCCCTGCCCCTCTTCGGGCTGTTCGCGGCCCAGGTGGCGCAACGCCTACTCTCGTCGGCCGCGCAGTACCTGATGTCGCACGCGGGACTGTTGGCGGACCAGGCATTCTCGAAGCAATCACTCGCGACAGGGCTCGGGCTCTCGCAATCGCACTACGAGGACCCGGCCGAGTACAACCGCATCCGACGCGCGCTCTCAGAGATACAGGGCAACCGTGTCTCCTCCTTGCCGGAGACGACCATCGACACGCTCGCTGCGTTCGTCTCGATCGTGTCGATCTCGGTGTCCTTGTTCTCGTGGCACCCACTCGCGTCGATCCTGGTGCTCCTATCCCCGTTCCCCGGCGTGGGCGTCGCGGCCCTCTTCGGGCGCCACCGTTGGTCGTTGGACGTCAACCAGACAGAATCACGACGCATGATCAACTACCTCCAAGCGCTGTCAATGAGCGACCAGTCGCACAAGGAGCTGGCCCATTACCGACTAGGTGGGCACATACGAGCCCGCTTCTCGAACATGCTCCAGACCCTGCTCCGGCAAGACGTCCAACAGCTCCGTCAGAGCCAGGCGGGAGTCACCGGCGCGGATCTCTTCGGCATGGGCTTCACCATCCTCGCCCTCGTGTTGGTCGTCAACAGCGTCATAGGCGGTGGGGGGAGCGTGACTGTCGGGAACCTGGCCGGCTTCATCCAGGGCATGAACTCGTTGTACGGAGTGACGATCGGGGCCCTGGGAGGGATCGCCGGGATATACCAGGCATCGCTGTACGCGCGAAACCTCTTCGACTTCGTGGACACACCGATCGAGAAGCCCTTGGATGGCGGCAAACCCTTTCCAGAGGTCCTGGCCGACGGCATCACCTTCCGCGATGTCCACTTCTCCTATCCCGGCACCAAGACGCCCGTCTTTACATCCCTCGACCTGACGCTCCCTGCCAACAAGACAATCGCCATCGTCGGCCCGAACGGAGGCGGAAAGACCACCCTGGTCAAGCTCCTGCTCGGCATCTACGCGATAGACCGCGGCCAGATCGAATTCGACGGGCTTCCCTCGTCCGCGTACGATCGCGATTCCTTGCGTAGCGGAATCGGCGTGCTGTTCCAGGACTACGTCCGGTTCGAGCTGAGCGCCTACGACAACATCGCGTTCGGCAACATCGATGACATCGGCAATCAAGGTGCAGTGTCCTGGAGCGCCGAGAAGGTCCGGATGTCGGATCGCCTCAACCGGTTGAAGAACGGCCTGCACACACCGCTCGGCAGACGCTTCGAGGGAGCCGAACAGCTGTCCATCGGGGAATGGCAGCGCGTGGCGGCTGCGCGTGCCCTGGTCTCCGAGCCAGGTATCGTCGTGCTCGACGAGCCGACAGCGTCGATGGACGCCGAGAGCGAGCACGCTCTCCTCCACGCCCTGAGCAACGGTTCAGGGAAGCGCACGATCATCATCGTCGCGCACAGCTTGTCCGCCATCCTGGCTTCTGACATCGTGCTGTTCGTCGGCGGAGCCGGGCAAGAGATCCATCTCGGCCCGCATGCTGAGCTGCTCGCCGACGCCCACTACGCCGAGTTCTTCGATCGACTGCTCATGAACGCGCGCGGGGAGTAG
- a CDS encoding MFS transporter, with protein sequence MSAEELGSWVVLAPAIALLAAAGYAPTFAAAAAYAFVAGVLLASSRRRASPRGSGDVDAPRVAPLVDAGTAVVRELARRLRPLLAVVTVIGTAEAAIGLLLVLHLQRELGLEPLAIAWVSLPGGIALAVAPPHQHRLTVRFGRTPVLVGAAIAGAAFAGGLALARDPVTIAVVWILSALAQPAILPIEQAALTEAAGPARIGRALGLYEATTLLAAALGSLAAGILYDAVQWKIACATSAAVILAGGLLLPRVVRRLAPASAAR encoded by the coding sequence ATGTCGGCCGAGGAGCTGGGGTCGTGGGTCGTCCTCGCGCCGGCGATCGCGCTCCTCGCAGCGGCTGGCTATGCGCCGACCTTCGCCGCGGCCGCGGCGTACGCGTTCGTCGCCGGCGTGCTCCTCGCCTCGAGCCGACGCCGGGCGTCGCCGCGGGGGAGTGGCGACGTCGATGCCCCTCGAGTGGCGCCGCTCGTCGACGCCGGCACCGCGGTCGTGCGCGAGCTCGCCCGCCGGCTGCGCCCGCTCCTGGCTGTGGTGACGGTCATCGGGACCGCGGAGGCCGCGATCGGTCTGCTCCTGGTGCTGCACCTGCAGCGTGAGCTCGGCCTCGAACCCCTCGCCATCGCGTGGGTGTCACTCCCGGGAGGTATCGCCCTCGCGGTCGCCCCGCCCCACCAGCACCGGCTCACGGTCCGGTTCGGCCGCACGCCCGTCCTCGTCGGCGCGGCCATCGCCGGCGCCGCGTTCGCCGGCGGGCTCGCACTCGCCCGGGATCCCGTGACGATCGCCGTCGTCTGGATCCTGTCTGCGCTCGCGCAGCCCGCGATCCTCCCGATCGAGCAGGCCGCCCTCACCGAGGCCGCCGGCCCCGCCCGCATCGGTCGCGCGCTGGGCCTCTACGAGGCCACCACGCTCCTCGCCGCCGCCCTCGGCAGCCTCGCCGCCGGGATCCTCTACGACGCCGTCCAGTGGAAGATCGCGTGCGCGACGTCGGCGGCCGTGATCCTCGCCGGCGGGCTCCTGCTGCCGCGGGTCGTCCGCCGGCTCGCGCCGGCGTCCGCTGCCCGCTGA
- a CDS encoding histone-like nucleoid-structuring protein Lsr2, with the protein MARKVLTTLVDDIDGTQIDEGQGETVPFALDGVNYEIDLSDDNAAKLRTALDDYIEKGRRVGRATSGKAPRRSAGSSPKQDLSAAREWLREHGHKVSERGRISADLLEEYRANS; encoded by the coding sequence ATGGCCCGCAAAGTACTTACCACGCTCGTTGACGACATCGACGGCACTCAGATCGACGAGGGCCAGGGCGAGACCGTTCCATTCGCGCTCGATGGCGTGAACTACGAGATCGACCTCAGCGACGACAACGCCGCCAAGCTGCGTACCGCGCTCGATGACTACATCGAGAAGGGCCGCCGCGTCGGCCGCGCCACCTCTGGGAAGGCACCCCGCCGCTCGGCCGGCTCGAGCCCGAAGCAGGACCTCAGCGCGGCGCGCGAGTGGCTGCGCGAGCACGGCCACAAGGTCTCCGAGCGCGGGCGCATCTCCGCGGATCTGCTCGAGGAGTACCGCGCGAACAGCTAG
- a CDS encoding SOS response-associated peptidase, producing MCGRFVVTRASGDLLPDLLDGFDPLRDDFNVAPTRDVALVREREGERSVPAVHWGYVPGRAKDFKKQRPQPINARIETVSTSPMFRKSFATARAIIPTAGYYEWVITETGKQPHFIYQPDAAIAMAGIVSAWPDPAKDEDDPDKWRLSMAIITRDAHEAPGEVHDRIPAYLTPDAYDNWLGDHLPAKDLLKLLNRESLQVANDLEHYEVSRDGNSMKNNRADLITPLP from the coding sequence ATGTGTGGACGCTTCGTAGTGACACGGGCTTCGGGAGATCTCCTGCCCGATCTGCTGGACGGGTTCGATCCGCTGCGGGATGACTTCAACGTTGCGCCAACCCGGGATGTCGCGCTAGTGCGTGAGCGCGAGGGTGAGCGGTCGGTGCCGGCCGTGCATTGGGGGTATGTGCCCGGGCGGGCGAAGGACTTCAAGAAGCAGCGGCCGCAGCCGATCAACGCGCGCATCGAGACCGTGTCGACGTCGCCGATGTTCCGGAAGTCGTTCGCAACGGCTCGAGCGATCATCCCCACCGCCGGCTACTACGAGTGGGTCATCACGGAGACGGGCAAGCAACCGCACTTCATCTACCAGCCGGACGCGGCCATCGCGATGGCCGGCATCGTCTCCGCGTGGCCGGATCCGGCCAAGGACGAGGACGACCCGGACAAGTGGCGGCTCTCGATGGCGATCATCACACGGGACGCGCACGAGGCTCCGGGCGAGGTTCACGACCGGATACCGGCGTACCTCACCCCGGACGCATACGACAACTGGCTCGGCGATCATCTGCCGGCGAAGGACCTGCTCAAGCTCCTTAATCGTGAGTCGCTCCAGGTCGCGAACGACCTCGAGCACTATGAGGTTTCCCGAGACGGGAACAGCATGAAGAACAACCGCGCTGACCTCATCACCCCGCTCCCCTGA
- a CDS encoding DUF2188 domain-containing protein, whose translation MCPASAAHLILGSTTPQATTKTQAAAERIAKVQVRDAGGGQVYIQTPKGVIRDADTVKPGNESPTRDKKH comes from the coding sequence ATGTGTCCGGCGTCCGCAGCACATTTGATCTTGGGCAGCACCACGCCCCAGGCCACGACCAAGACGCAGGCCGCTGCAGAGAGGATCGCGAAGGTGCAGGTTCGGGACGCCGGAGGCGGACAGGTCTACATCCAGACTCCGAAGGGCGTCATCCGTGATGCCGACACCGTGAAGCCGGGCAACGAGTCGCCCACGCGAGACAAGAAGCACTGA
- a CDS encoding sigma factor-like helix-turn-helix DNA-binding protein has translation MQPADDGADDGADVRDAIDRLSPAHAELVCLIHWDGFAIAEASQIVGFTASTGRTRYERARTKPRSALGHPNPPPVIEPHLRAPTRPSNA, from the coding sequence ATGCAGCCCGCCGACGATGGCGCCGACGATGGCGCCGACGTCCGCGACGCCATCGACCGCCTCTCACCCGCCCACGCCGAGCTCGTATGCCTCATCCACTGGGACGGATTCGCCATCGCCGAAGCGAGCCAGATCGTCGGCTTCACCGCCTCGACCGGCAGGACCCGGTACGAGCGCGCACGCACCAAGCCGAGGAGCGCGCTCGGGCACCCCAATCCACCACCCGTAATCGAGCCTCATCTGCGAGCCCCGACCCGCCCTTCGAACGCTTGA
- a CDS encoding PIN domain-containing protein, with the protein MLHLLVDTSTYLDLAERRDGQRWIVALRVLIRQGNVKLLVPRVVIEEYDRNEARVQTAMTSSIASRFKEIRHDLVTYGSDEDTHAKEVIEDLSRHLPLVGAMTTRNFEELRELLMAGQIVEPSRVEMSRVVGRGLKKAAPFHSGKNSVADAVILELYRTATQAADLALHPHAFVTTNHTDFSQANGDRREPHNHIADAFHEVGSRYALGVDGLLTVLRDHFGEELAKLFEETDFQEEPRRLDEIVAAETEMFDRIWYHRSLQHDYRAERDGDAAELQRHQAIAGPARARAEVCYTEPGQLGPYTDFELGMLHGKLSALRWVLGSEWDFLDT; encoded by the coding sequence GTGCTGCACCTGCTTGTTGACACCTCCACGTACCTCGACCTTGCCGAGCGCCGAGACGGGCAGCGGTGGATCGTGGCACTGCGGGTCCTGATCCGTCAAGGGAACGTGAAGCTCTTGGTCCCGCGAGTAGTCATTGAGGAGTACGACCGCAACGAAGCTCGCGTGCAGACCGCGATGACGTCGAGCATCGCGTCACGGTTCAAGGAGATTCGCCACGATCTCGTGACCTACGGCAGCGACGAAGATACTCACGCCAAAGAGGTCATCGAGGACCTCAGTCGACACCTCCCACTCGTCGGCGCCATGACGACCAGGAACTTCGAGGAGCTACGAGAACTCCTCATGGCCGGCCAGATCGTTGAGCCTTCGAGGGTCGAAATGAGCCGCGTCGTCGGGCGCGGATTGAAGAAGGCTGCGCCGTTCCACAGCGGGAAGAACAGCGTCGCGGACGCCGTCATCCTCGAGCTCTACCGGACGGCGACGCAGGCAGCGGACCTCGCGCTGCACCCGCACGCGTTCGTCACCACCAACCACACCGACTTCTCCCAGGCGAATGGTGATCGGCGAGAGCCGCACAACCACATCGCGGATGCGTTCCACGAAGTGGGTAGCCGCTACGCACTCGGGGTAGACGGCCTCCTCACCGTCCTGCGCGACCACTTCGGTGAAGAGCTGGCAAAGCTTTTTGAGGAAACCGACTTCCAAGAGGAGCCCCGCCGCCTGGACGAGATCGTCGCCGCAGAGACAGAGATGTTCGATCGCATCTGGTACCACCGGTCGTTGCAGCACGACTACCGGGCCGAACGGGATGGCGACGCGGCGGAGCTCCAACGCCACCAGGCCATCGCCGGCCCCGCCCGCGCGCGTGCCGAGGTTTGCTACACCGAACCCGGGCAACTCGGCCCGTATACGGACTTCGAACTCGGCATGCTCCACGGAAAGCTCAGCGCCCTGCGCTGGGTACTCGGCAGCGAGTGGGACTTCCTGGACACCTAA
- a CDS encoding MFS transporter — MHDGTRSGEHETEARTRSAAVTTHNPSVPNTESPLLRRRLAVFAFMLVFGIGMSSWVVRTPAVRDLLTASTAEMGLMLLGLSMGSMTGVLTSAAFVRRHGVRLTVTLGGAAFTLGIALVGVSASLSSTIGVFVGLALTGLGIGFSEIALNLEGAAIETALGRSVLPAMHGCFSLGTVLGSVAGIGLTAIAFPVLWQLVGVAVISSVLLGTVIRQVSPVTGREVAATTGESASAPHRSLLQMAREPRVLMLGAIVLALALAEGSAMDWLPLLMVDGHGASATVGTIVFAGFATAMTVGRFLGAPLLARFGNVAVLRVSALISAAGIAIVVFVDSPFAAGCAVVLWGLGAALGFPVTLSAAADSDDPTSSVAAVATVGYIAFLVGPPLLGFLGEHFGLRGAMILVLVLVAAASFLTRAAGPRMRNNGS, encoded by the coding sequence ATGCATGACGGAACGCGATCGGGTGAGCATGAGACCGAGGCTCGCACCCGTTCCGCAGCGGTGACGACGCATAATCCGAGCGTCCCCAACACGGAGAGCCCGCTGCTCCGCCGACGCCTGGCGGTATTCGCTTTCATGCTTGTGTTCGGCATCGGCATGTCGTCCTGGGTCGTCAGGACCCCTGCCGTCCGCGACCTCCTCACCGCATCCACCGCCGAGATGGGCCTCATGCTCCTCGGCCTGTCCATGGGCTCGATGACCGGTGTCCTCACCTCGGCCGCGTTTGTACGGCGCCACGGCGTCCGCCTCACCGTCACGCTCGGCGGGGCGGCGTTCACACTGGGCATCGCGCTCGTCGGAGTGTCCGCGAGCCTGTCGTCCACGATCGGCGTGTTCGTCGGCCTCGCGCTGACCGGCCTGGGGATCGGCTTCTCCGAGATCGCCCTCAACCTAGAGGGCGCAGCCATCGAGACCGCGCTCGGGCGCTCGGTCCTCCCCGCCATGCACGGCTGCTTCAGCCTCGGTACCGTGCTCGGCTCTGTGGCGGGGATCGGCCTCACGGCGATCGCGTTCCCGGTCCTATGGCAGCTCGTCGGCGTGGCCGTGATCAGTTCCGTTCTGCTGGGCACTGTCATCCGGCAGGTATCACCAGTTACCGGCCGCGAAGTCGCCGCGACTACCGGCGAGTCCGCGTCCGCGCCGCACCGCTCGCTCCTGCAGATGGCACGCGAACCGCGGGTGCTCATGCTGGGCGCCATCGTGCTGGCCCTCGCCCTTGCCGAAGGATCGGCCATGGATTGGCTGCCCCTGCTCATGGTCGACGGCCACGGCGCTTCCGCGACCGTCGGCACGATCGTGTTCGCGGGTTTCGCTACCGCCATGACCGTGGGGCGCTTTCTCGGTGCGCCGCTGCTGGCACGGTTCGGGAACGTCGCCGTCCTGCGGGTCAGCGCCCTCATCTCGGCGGCCGGCATCGCGATCGTCGTCTTCGTCGACAGCCCATTCGCCGCCGGCTGCGCCGTGGTCCTCTGGGGGCTGGGCGCCGCCCTCGGCTTCCCCGTCACGCTTTCGGCCGCCGCGGACAGCGACGACCCCACGTCGTCGGTTGCCGCCGTCGCGACGGTCGGCTATATCGCGTTCCTCGTGGGGCCACCGCTGCTCGGATTCCTCGGCGAGCACTTCGGCCTCCGCGGCGCCATGATCCTGGTCCTGGTCCTCGTCGCCGCCGCATCGTTCCTCACACGAGCCGCTGGGCCGCGCATGCGCAACAACGGGAGTTAA
- the yicI gene encoding alpha-xylosidase: MKFTDGYWEILPGVTALYAQEAHDVWEQNGGLIAYAPTKRMETRGDTLNRPMLTVSLTAPAEGVIRVRIEHHRGTRGRGGFTLPGDQGQIAGNATVVDGVGTLTSGPLTATVREGAPWSLEFTSGGTRLTGSGHRSVGYMHDAAGRAFVHEQLDLGVGEHIYGLGERFGPLVKNGQSIDIWNADGGTSSEQSYKNIPFYLSDRGYGVLVNDPGAVSFEVGTETVERVQFSVEGEALEYLVVAGPTGKDVLERYTALAGRPALVPAWSYGLWLTTSFTTSYDEETVNSFIDGFAERDLPLSAFHFDCFWMREFNWTDFVWDPRAFPDPDGMLARLHARDLRVCVWINPYIAQRSPLFNEGAAAGYLVRKPDGDVWQWDMWQAGMALVDFTNPDAVAWYQGYLRQLVAQGVDSFKTDFGERIPTDVVWHDGSHPEAMHNLYAQLYNQAVHEVLVEERGARDAVVFARSATVGGQTMPVHWGGDNSSSHVSMAETLRGGLSLSMGGFGFWAHDIGGFEGLPDAGVFKRWLAFGLLSSHSRLHGSSSYRVPWLFDDEAVDVTRSFTKLKLSLMPYLFHAGVEAHERGVPVMRPMALEFFRDRAVTYLDTQYMLGGDLLVAPVFSADGTADLYLPHGRWTNWFTDEIVEGGSWRTEQHGFDTLPLYVREGAILPIGGRDDRPDHEYIDGLTLHVFPGPNGARDVTITDALTAATVTYRVERRDGSVEVAPPAGVPMPRVVIRGARES, from the coding sequence ATGAAGTTCACTGACGGCTACTGGGAGATCCTCCCGGGCGTGACCGCGCTCTATGCGCAGGAGGCCCATGACGTGTGGGAGCAGAACGGCGGCCTTATAGCGTACGCACCCACCAAGCGGATGGAAACCCGCGGCGACACCCTCAACCGGCCCATGCTCACCGTGTCCCTCACCGCACCGGCCGAGGGCGTGATCCGCGTGCGCATCGAGCACCACCGCGGCACCCGTGGGCGAGGGGGCTTCACCCTGCCGGGCGATCAGGGGCAGATAGCGGGCAACGCCACGGTCGTCGATGGCGTGGGCACCCTGACCAGCGGTCCACTCACGGCAACCGTCCGCGAGGGCGCACCTTGGTCGCTGGAGTTCACTTCCGGCGGCACGCGCCTCACTGGCTCCGGCCACCGCTCTGTCGGCTACATGCACGACGCCGCCGGCCGCGCCTTCGTGCACGAGCAGCTGGACCTCGGCGTCGGCGAGCACATCTATGGCCTGGGCGAGCGCTTCGGCCCGCTCGTTAAGAACGGCCAGTCCATCGACATCTGGAACGCTGACGGCGGCACCTCCAGCGAGCAGTCCTACAAGAACATTCCCTTCTACCTCTCCGACCGCGGCTACGGAGTCCTCGTCAACGACCCCGGCGCAGTCTCGTTCGAGGTCGGCACCGAGACGGTGGAGCGCGTGCAGTTCTCGGTCGAGGGTGAGGCGCTGGAGTACCTCGTCGTCGCCGGTCCCACCGGCAAGGACGTACTGGAGCGTTATACGGCTCTGGCGGGCCGGCCCGCGCTCGTGCCGGCGTGGAGCTACGGGCTCTGGCTCACTACGAGCTTCACCACCTCCTACGACGAGGAGACTGTCAACTCCTTCATCGACGGGTTCGCCGAACGCGACCTTCCCCTTTCCGCCTTCCACTTCGACTGCTTCTGGATGCGCGAGTTCAACTGGACCGACTTTGTCTGGGACCCCCGGGCTTTCCCCGACCCGGACGGCATGCTCGCCCGCCTCCACGCGAGGGATCTCCGAGTGTGTGTCTGGATCAACCCCTACATCGCCCAGCGCTCTCCCCTGTTCAACGAGGGTGCGGCCGCCGGCTACCTGGTGCGAAAGCCGGACGGCGATGTCTGGCAGTGGGACATGTGGCAGGCAGGCATGGCGCTCGTCGACTTCACGAACCCTGACGCGGTCGCCTGGTACCAGGGCTACCTGCGCCAGCTCGTGGCGCAGGGGGTCGACTCCTTCAAGACCGACTTCGGCGAGCGGATCCCGACCGACGTGGTCTGGCACGACGGGAGCCACCCTGAAGCCATGCACAACCTCTACGCCCAGCTGTACAACCAGGCCGTGCACGAGGTGCTCGTGGAGGAGCGCGGAGCGCGCGACGCGGTCGTGTTCGCGCGCTCCGCGACCGTAGGTGGCCAGACCATGCCCGTGCACTGGGGCGGCGACAATTCCTCCAGCCACGTGTCCATGGCCGAGACCCTCCGCGGCGGCCTGTCCCTCTCCATGGGCGGCTTCGGCTTCTGGGCGCACGATATAGGCGGCTTCGAGGGCCTGCCCGACGCCGGCGTGTTCAAGCGGTGGCTCGCGTTTGGGCTGCTGTCATCGCACTCACGGCTGCACGGATCCAGCTCCTACCGGGTGCCGTGGCTGTTCGACGACGAAGCCGTCGACGTCACGAGGTCGTTTACGAAGCTGAAGCTCTCACTCATGCCGTACCTGTTCCACGCGGGCGTCGAGGCCCACGAGCGAGGCGTGCCGGTGATGCGGCCGATGGCGCTCGAGTTCTTCCGCGACCGCGCCGTCACGTATCTCGACACGCAGTACATGCTCGGCGGTGACCTCCTCGTTGCCCCTGTGTTCTCCGCCGACGGAACCGCGGATCTCTATCTTCCGCACGGCCGTTGGACGAACTGGTTCACCGACGAGATCGTCGAGGGTGGGTCATGGCGCACCGAGCAGCACGGCTTCGACACGCTCCCGCTCTACGTCCGCGAAGGTGCCATCCTACCGATCGGTGGCCGAGACGACCGACCGGACCACGAATACATCGATGGCCTGACGCTGCACGTTTTTCCCGGCCCGAACGGCGCACGCGATGTCACCATCACCGACGCGCTCACAGCTGCGACGGTGACATATCGTGTCGAGCGTCGAGACGGCTCTGTGGAGGTGGCGCCGCCAGCAGGCGTGCCAATGCCCCGCGTGGTGATACGCGGAGCGCGCGAGAGCTGA
- a CDS encoding carbohydrate ABC transporter permease, whose product MTTTLPTPATAVVRTGDRQPRRRRTTTRRPRLAAIVLILGALYCLIPVAWVVIASSKSPRELFTSFSFAPGTGLLDNFANLSSYGSGQFWLWSLNSLLYAGVGAVLSTLISAMGGYALSKFRFRGREALFTVILAGVLVPGIVLAVPQYLLMAAIGLAGTHWSVLLPVLINPFGIFLCRVFATAAVPEDTLEAARLDGAGEVRIFGFIALPMMAQGLVTVFLLQFVGIWNNFLLPFIMLSDQDKYPLTLGLYTFLSKGAGDTSLYPLVIIGSAVSVIPLIILVLVLQRFWRADLLAGGLKG is encoded by the coding sequence ATGACCACCACGCTCCCCACACCCGCCACCGCCGTCGTCCGCACCGGCGACCGTCAGCCCCGTCGGCGCCGCACGACTACGAGGCGACCCCGCCTCGCAGCGATAGTCCTCATCCTCGGGGCGCTCTACTGCCTCATCCCCGTCGCCTGGGTCGTGATCGCATCTTCGAAGTCCCCGCGCGAGCTCTTCACGTCGTTCTCGTTCGCCCCCGGCACCGGGCTGCTCGACAACTTCGCCAACCTCAGCTCCTACGGCAGCGGGCAGTTCTGGCTGTGGTCGCTGAACAGCCTTCTCTACGCAGGAGTCGGCGCAGTCCTGTCAACCCTGATCTCCGCCATGGGCGGCTACGCGCTGTCCAAGTTCCGCTTCCGCGGGCGTGAGGCGCTATTCACCGTAATCCTCGCGGGGGTGCTCGTGCCCGGCATCGTCCTCGCCGTCCCGCAGTACCTGCTGATGGCCGCCATCGGGCTGGCAGGCACCCACTGGTCGGTGCTGCTCCCCGTGCTCATCAACCCGTTCGGGATCTTCCTCTGCCGCGTGTTCGCAACCGCCGCCGTCCCCGAGGACACCCTCGAGGCCGCGCGGCTCGATGGCGCCGGTGAAGTGCGTATCTTCGGGTTCATCGCGCTACCGATGATGGCGCAGGGCCTCGTCACGGTCTTCCTGCTCCAGTTCGTCGGGATCTGGAACAACTTCCTGCTGCCGTTCATCATGCTGTCCGACCAGGACAAGTACCCGTTGACCCTCGGCCTGTACACGTTCCTCTCCAAGGGTGCCGGCGACACCTCCCTTTACCCGCTCGTGATCATCGGCTCCGCCGTGTCCGTGATCCCGCTCATCATCCTCGTGCTCGTACTACAGCGGTTCTGGCGAGCCGATCTACTCGCCGGCGGTCTCAAGGGCTGA
- a CDS encoding carbohydrate ABC transporter permease produces the protein MSSPTATIAPPHRPTAGQPRRRRSTQGAFTPWMFAAPAIILFAAFLIIPIIYAIYLSFRGFRVGAGGAFGRREETFIGFENYITALTDTEFVAGLGRVFLYGAISIPSVLGLALLFALLLDTPRVRFQSFTRTAIFLPFAVPGVIASLLWGFLYLPSTSPLSDISRALGGGALDFFGTPTLYFSLANIALWSGVGFNMIIIYTSLRAIPTEIYEAARIDGASEVQVALRIKVPLVAPALVLTGLFSVIGTLQLYSEPQTLRPFTPRISSTWVPLMKIYQDAFTNDNLGAAAAASVILAAAILAFSLLVLRFFQRRTFGDT, from the coding sequence ATGTCATCGCCTACCGCCACCATCGCGCCACCGCATCGCCCGACCGCAGGGCAGCCGAGACGCCGCCGTTCGACTCAAGGAGCGTTCACGCCGTGGATGTTCGCCGCTCCGGCGATCATCTTGTTCGCCGCGTTCCTCATCATCCCGATCATCTACGCGATCTACCTCAGCTTTCGCGGCTTCCGCGTCGGAGCCGGCGGCGCTTTCGGCCGCCGCGAAGAGACCTTCATCGGCTTCGAGAACTACATCACCGCGCTCACCGATACCGAATTCGTCGCGGGCCTTGGCCGGGTTTTCCTCTACGGGGCGATCTCCATCCCCAGCGTCCTCGGACTCGCGCTCCTGTTCGCACTGCTCCTAGACACCCCCCGCGTGCGGTTCCAGAGCTTCACGCGCACCGCAATTTTCCTGCCCTTCGCTGTCCCCGGGGTGATCGCGAGCCTACTTTGGGGCTTCCTCTACCTCCCCAGCACCAGCCCTCTCAGCGACATCTCCCGCGCTCTCGGCGGCGGAGCGCTGGACTTCTTCGGCACGCCCACGCTCTACTTCTCCCTCGCGAATATCGCTCTGTGGTCCGGGGTGGGCTTTAACATGATCATCATCTACACCTCGCTCCGCGCGATCCCCACCGAGATCTACGAGGCCGCCCGCATCGACGGCGCTTCCGAAGTGCAGGTAGCGCTGCGCATCAAGGTGCCCCTCGTCGCCCCAGCGCTGGTGCTCACCGGCCTGTTCTCCGTCATCGGGACCCTGCAGCTGTACAGCGAACCGCAGACGCTGCGCCCGTTCACGCCGCGCATCTCCAGCACATGGGTGCCGCTGATGAAGATCTACCAGGACGCCTTCACCAACGACAACCTCGGCGCAGCCGCAGCCGCCTCGGTCATCCTCGCCGCCGCGATCCTAGCCTTCTCCCTGCTCGTGCTCCGCTTCTTCCAACGCCGGACCTTCGGAGACACCTGA